aatgtcaattaagaacaaaagggtataaACTCGTAACGTCGGTGCCAATTAAAAGTCTATAGGCTCAAAAGTGTTTACTAGGGataaattttatttgtgataagcaattaagctcaaaaagatcAAAGAATGTCTTAAATCATTTTTCAAATCGAGCATAACTAAAAGATTTCAATTTGACTCatataccgggcaagttctagactcaatCACGAtaacatggactacacaaaatcTCACTTCCCACATGGAAAATGACTCACTAAGGATGGTCTCATTCTAACTCTCAAATAATGCAAATATTCACAAAGCCACAAGATATTAAGCATTAAGCACAAAGTGAACAATAGTCAAGTAAAATAGACAAAGGCACCATAACAAGCTATCCAATTTCATCAAGGCATCATGAACAATTTCAAAACATAGGGAAGATACTCCACATGCCAAAACCTAAATATGCTACTATCAAATAAGTCAAAGGAGCCTAAGGTCATCAATCTTCCTCTTTTTATTTCCTAAATTCCTAATCTactctaaaaaaataaaataaaaactactACCCAGTTCAAACTACACCCCATGAAAAAGAATCgatgcacaaagaaaaaccacGGGGAATCATTACTACCTAAAGGAAAATAAAAGACaggtttttggatttttttttcctgtttttcaatttttttaattttttttattggaCCTTAATCCATCGAGAGAACTGTCCAGGTAGTCcgtcgtcgggaaaagtccactattttatgatttttttacatgaatcCACTCAGAAAGTAATTCTCCTACCCCACACTTGTATTATGCATAGTCCTCGATGCATGATCAtggagaaaaatattaaaataaggaTGAGAAATACTCTCTGAGACCCTCTAGGGCCTAGCTAGCAACATGATCCTCAATATTTAGGGTCGAGATGACCCCACACATAATCTCAAACATGCTCCTCAACTTCAACTTcaggtactcagacttcccctaATTtgcaaacaaaaacaaaacaaaacgggACACTATAAATACAACAAAAGTTACACCTACCAGATAAAAAAATTAAGgaaatccaaaaaaaatcaaaaatacatAAACGAAAGGGAAAAGTTAGTAACTATGGAAGCAAAATAAAATgcttgggttgcctcccaagaagcgcttcATTTAACGTTGCAGCACGATGATACCACTCCTCAAGAATCCTTCAGTGCAATTGAGGACTTGTGACAATCCACATCACCACCCCAATAACGCTTGATCTTTGCCCATTGACCAAGAATGTCCTCTCGGAATTTGGCACTCTTAAATCTATAGCCCCGTATGGTGTCACTTGCACTATTTCAAAAGGTCTTGACCATCTCGACTTTATTTTTTCAGGAAGCAACTTCAACCTGGAATTGAATAGCAATACCAACAGGCTCGGCTCGAAATGGCGAAGCTTGATGTGCTTGTCATGCCACCTTTTGGTCTTTTATTTATATAGCTTGGCATTCTCATATGCATTTAGCCTGAATTCATCTAGCTCATTGAGTTGGAGCAATGTCTTCTCACCCGCCAACTCCATATCCATATTGAGATTTTTGATGGCCTAAAAGGCCTTGTGTTCTAGCTCAACTGGAAGGTGACACATAGATCAACTTGTAAGGTGAGGTACCAATAGGTGTCTTGTATGCAATCATATacgcccatagagcgtcatccaacctTGTCAATCTTTCCTATTTGCACTGACCGTTTTctccaaaattttctttatttctctGTCCGATACCTCTGCTTGCCCACTCGTCTGAGGGTGATATGCGGTGGCAACTGTGTGCTTGACCCGTATTTAGCTAGTATGTTATTCAAAAGTCTATTGCAAAAATGTGTACCTTCATCACTTACTAGAGCTCGAGGAGtccccaaacatgtaaaaatattCTTCTTGACAAAATTAGTCAACACCTTCGCATCATTAGTAGGTAAAGCAATAGCCTCCATCCACTTAGAAACGTAGTCCACTACTAGCAAGATGTATTTATTCCCCCTAGACGATGGGAGTGGTCCCATAAAATTGATCCCCCAAACGTCGAAAATCTCCACCTCAAGAATTTTCTTAAGCGACATCTCATTTTTTTCTAGTGATTGTTCTAGTTCTCTAACACCGATCACACTTCTTTACAAATAAATGGGCATCTTTACATAGAGTCGGCCAATAAAATCCCGATTGGAGGACTTTTGCAGCTGTTCTATCACCACCATGATGTCCCCCAAAAGGTGAGGAGTGACAATCGTACAAAACCTGTTCCATTCCCTTCTTCGGAATGCATCTCCTCATCAGTTGGTCAACACATTGTCGATACAAGAACGGCTCATCCCAGAAATAGTAGTTTATGTCATGTAAGAATCATTTTCTCCCTTCAGGTGGCATTTCTGGAGGAAGTACTTCGCTCACTATGAAATTTACATAATTCGCATACCATGGTGGCAGATCATATGTGACTGCAAAGAGTTGCTCATATGAACGTCTCATGGATCACCCCTCCTTTCCACATGCTCATGATTTTCTAGCCTTGACAAGTGGTCAGCCACCTGATTCTTTGTGCCCTTCTGATCACGGATTTCCAAGTCAATTTCCTGCAAAAAAAGTACCCGTCTAATCAGTCTCGGTTTAGCATCTTTTTAAGATCAAATACCAGATCGCCATATGATCCATGTACACGATCACATGCGCTCCTACTAAGTAGGATAGGAACTTGTCAAAAGCATAAACAACTGGCAACAATTCTTTTTTGTCATGGTATAATTGAGTTGTGCATCCGTTAGGGTCTTGTTGGCATAATAGATTGAGTGAAACACTTTGTTCTTGCTCTGTCCAAGCACAACCCTAATTGCTACGTCACTCGCATCACACATCAACTCAAATGGCAGACTCCAATCAGCTGCATTAACGATTGGCACATATAGCAACTTCAATTTTAGTTCCTCGAATACCTTCACACAAGCATTATTAAACTTAAATGCGGCATCCTTTTCTAGCAACATGCACAAGGGATTAGCAGTTTTCGAAAAATCTTTAATGAAATGTCTATAAAAACTTGCATGTCCCAAGAACTCCGGACACCCTTTACAGAATtgggtggaggtaatttttcaactGCCTCCACCTTTGCCTTATCAACTTCGATGCTGCTTCTTGACATTCTATGGCCTAACAtgatgccttcttgtaccataaaatggcatttttcctaatttaacaccaaatttgtttctttacAGCGGGCTAGCACCTTGCTCAAATTCTTCAAACAATTATCATAAGAAGACCCAAAGAttgaaaaatcatccatgaagacttcaaCAAATTTTTCTACCATATCAGTGAATATAGCCATCATGCACCTCTGGAAAGTGGCTGGCACATTACAAAGGCTAAACAACATTTACTTGAAAGCgaaagtaccataaggacatATAAAAGTGGCTTTATCCTGATCCTCTGAGCAGATGACAATCTGGCTGTACCCCAAATAACCATCAAGGAAATAATAATGTTCATGCCCCGCCAATCTGTCCAACATTTGGTTAATGaatggaagtgggaagtggtccttGGGGGTTGCTTTGTTGAGCCTTCTGTAGTTAATGCAAATCTCCACCCCGTCATGGTGGGAGTAGGAGTTAGCTCATTTTTCTCATTCTCTACAACTATCATCCCATGTTTTTAGGCACACATTGTACTAGGCTTACCCAGTTGCTGTCAGAGATAAGGAAGATGATACTTGCATCAAGCCACTTAATTACTTCCTTTTTCACAACCTTTTTCATAATGGGATTTAATCTCCTTTGTTGCTCAACACTCGGGTGGTGTCTATCTTCCAAaaagattttatgcatgcaaaatgatGGATTGATTTCTTTTATTTAGCAATTGTCCACCCAATAGTCTTTTTATGCTCACGAATCACTAAGAGAAATTTTTCTTCTTGCACCTCGGTCAAGCTGGATGAGATAATCGTTGGCAATATCTTAGAGTTCCCTAAATAGGCATAGCACAGATGCGTTGTACGGGGCTTAATCTCTAGATTAAGAGCTTCTTTTATAGATGGATTAGGAGGGGTTAGAGTAATAGGCATGTCCAACTTCTCAAATCTCCCAAACCCATGGACATAACTGCAAGACATGTTAAGTGCTTGCTCAATTTCTTCCTTCAACTCATCTTCATTGTCTTTTTCATCCCCAATCAAGGCTCGTTCAAGAGGATCTACAGGGCTCATATAAGGCACCAATGACATCACATCACTTTTCACCACAGAAATCATGGATAGCCCTTCATAGTGGGTTGGCAATCTAAGTGTTTTATACATACTGAATACCTCCAGTCGATCATCCACTCTCATCGTCATCTTTTCTTCATATACATCAATAATAGCTCGGTCTGTGGCTAAGAATGGACGCCGTAAAATAAATAAGACTTCTTGATCAGGTTCATAGTCCAAAATAATAAAATCAACAGGGAATATAAAAGAACCCACTTGAGCTAACACATCTTCAATTACACCTTCAGGATGAGCGAGGGAGCGATCAGCCAACTGTAAAATCACCATGGTTGGGTGCGGATCACCCAACCCGAACTTTTTGAACACAGATAGTGGCATCAAATTGATGCTCGCCCCAGGATCACACAAAGCTTGCTCGACTGCGTGCTTACCAATCGACATTTTGATAGTGAAACTACCTAGATCCTTCAATTTCTGAGGTAGCTTGCTTTGAATTCTTGAGCTACATTCTTCAGTGAGTGCCACAATCTCGAACTCTGTCAAGCTTCATTTATTTGCTACTATGTCCTtgatgtatttggcatatttgggCACTTTTAACAAGATGTCTACTAGGGGAATATTGATTTGCACCTGCTTTAAAATATCAAGAAATATTTTATAGGCCGCATTATCCTTCACCTTCTGAAATCTCTAAGGGAAAGGAGGTGGTGGCTTCACAATTATTGGTTGTGGTTGCTTTGCCACAACCTTTTCAACTGGCTTCTCTGACTATTTTGCAGTTTCCGATTCGACTTCTGTGGTGGGTTGTTTTTCATTAAACTTCACTTGCTTTTTCTTCTTCGATGGGACTTCTTATAATTCTCTCCCATTCCTTAATGACACATCATCAATAGGAGCCTTATAATTAGACTAAGTGTCGCTAGGTAATGCTCCTGCTGGTCTAGTGTTTTAGGCACTAGCAAGTTGCCCCATCTGTCGCTCCAAATTTCGAATAGCTGCTGAGTGGGCTGTTGCTTGGGCCTATTGGTTAGCCATCAAATTTTTAGCATCTCCTCGATGTGACTCATTGAGTTTGTAGGTTGCTCAGCTTTTGGTTCTCTATATTGCTGTTAAGGGGTTTATGGCCTGTAGGGATTCTGAGCAGCTTGGGttccaccccaagagaagttTGTGTGGTTCCTCCAGTTAGGATTGTAAGTGCTACTATATTGATTCTGATTACCTTGGCCCCTATTAGCATTCCCCACAAAGTAAAATGACTCTGGATTCACTAGACAAGTATCATTTGTATGCTCATCGCCATAGACTTCGCAGAACACCTACACCTACTGCACGGGTTGAACTTGTTACATTGGTTGGAATTAGTGTTGGTTTTGAGCCATACTCATCCTAGTAATTTGATTTGCTAAAGATGCTACATGTTCCAGATAGTGCTGATACAACATCCAATTCAAGTACCTCATCAGCTTTATGGGTTGTGTGTGTACCTACTTCCCCATGCCAATCTGGGTTGCTTTTGGAAAACTCGTTCCGCAGTTTATAAATCTCATCAAATCTCTTTTCCAACACTTGACCACCAACTGCTATGTCTGCCACTATTTTTGTTTCAGAGTGAAGACCTTCAATAAAAGTGTGAGCCAGTACTTCATTGGTTTGGTTATGGTGTGGACAGTCTCTTAGTAGCCCCTTGAATCGCTCTCAGGCTGCATAAAGTGATTCACCTTCTCTCTATTTGGATGTAACTATCTCACTTCTTATCTTTGCGGTTACCAGAAGGAAAGAACCTAGCCAAGAATTTGCAATCCATGTCGTTCCATGATGCAATAGAGTTAGATGGCTCAGATTTCAACTATCGCTTAGACTCTCCCAATAGAGAAAAATGGAATAATATGAGTCTAACATAATCAGATGTGACCCTGTTAGTGATATAAATATCACTAATCTCTAGAAAATTCAGAATAGGTTTTTGGGGGTCCTCGTGTGGCGATCCCATGAACTGTCCATTTGCATGAAGTAGCTGGATCATGCTCTGATTAACCTCAAAATTCCCATTGATCCCCGGCTTAACGATATTGGATGTGACATTAGCAATGCTGGGCATAACCACCTCTTGTACCTCCAATGGGTGTTCATGCACCATTTCAACAGGAAGTTGAATGAGTGCTTGTAAATTATTTGTTTCCCGAGTTTCTCTCAATCTTCTGAGAAATGCTCTCTCAAGTTCTAGGTCAAAATTTTGTAGTCTATCCTGGCTTCTAACCTGTTGCATTTAAGCAAAGTACCTGATATCAAACACCCAACCAAAAAGAAGATCAAAAACTTAACTCGATGAGTAGTAAAAGCTTAATctagtaaaaaaaattaatttttaagtCCCTGGCTACGGTGCCAAATACTTATTGCCCAAAATTGCACACGCAAATATACACGTTCAATCAAGTAATAAagagtgagtagagtatcgttcccacgaggacttgtaatcaatttccaactaaaTCAAGAAAATTCTAATTTATCGAGTCAAGAACAATTTCAAGTtgatttttgtttgattaattctaCTAACTGAATATGCgattaaaaagaagaaagagttAACTAGCACACTTAGCACAAAGAGTTGAATTCAATGAGAATAATATTCCAGGAGTATGACTGGCTAACACTCCTATTGAATTCTTCAATCGACTCGACATATTGATTTATCTGGGTTATTAACTTGCAAGGACAATAATACTCGTAGAAATTTGACAATTTCTACTCGCCTATTCAATTTATTCTAACCCCTATATTCTTATGAGATTAGAGATAAAAAACGCATTAATAATCTCTTGCAAAATTGCCTAAGCGCGGCAAATAGGTATATTTCTATTTGTATTTGCAAATCAATTCCCCAATGACTAGGTCCAAGATCACGCTTTATTCAATCCTATTGCAATCAAGAATTACGTCTTTCAAGTTCAACTCAAGATTTATATATAATATTTCGTTGTTATCTAAGAAGTAAAATAATTAAACTCAGGATATGAATAAATAACCCAATATGATAAATTAACTCATCATATCAATATTCGAATATCAACATTCATGTAAAACCATAATCCTAGAATAAAAGAGTTTAGCCACACATAGTCATAGTAGAAATCTCAATCATTTCCCAAGAATGCATAAAAATCAATAAAAGGAGGGAAAGGAAGAACTCAAGAGGAATTCCGTGGTTTCCAAGCTCTTTGATGGCTCTCCACTTTTTTCCAGCGTGTTAACTCTTCCAAAATGGCGGCCCTTCCTTAAAATAGGTTTTATCcatgttgggggggggggagggcgAAATACCCTTGATATGGGCTAAATAGGAGAGACTTCCCGTCACCAGCGCCCTGGGTAGCATGGGGCACTATCCTTGTCGCTGGAAATATTGAGGTTTTGGAAACTGGGCCATAAGTAGCGCCCCACGCTATCTGTGGCGCTACAAATGGCTATTTTCCTGTTTCGCTCCTTTTTGGCGCAAATCTTGCACCTTTTGGCCCATTTTGCTTCCGGATAATTCCTACATATAAAAACACCACGAATTAGCATATATCATTACATTTCACTTCTGAAATCCACGAATCACGAGTAAAATTCAAGggaatatacatataaatatatacacTTTAAGCTAAATATCACCAATACAGGTATTCTGATTGTGTTGTTGAGAGTTGCGTCTGCGCGGtgggagacttcaaggtatacctactTGACATTTGCAGGTCTCGGAGTCATCATATTACTTTATTATGCTACTGTTAAATTGTAATTCTTAACAACATTGTATTTAGAAATTCTAGTGTGTTTCAGTAGTGCTTATGACTTCGTACTACCGATTTTGAGAAATGTATAACTATTCGCCGCTTGCGGCTATGTATGTCATTTAATGATTTATGATAAATCATTAAATAGTTCAATTATGTTATTAAATCAGCATGTGTTAggttacctagtcttagagaccaGGTGCCATCACAACATCCTAAGGTGGGAAATTAGGGTCATGACAAGGGCTCTCATTTGGGGCGAGCTGATATATTCAAATGGCACCCATCCTCGGCAAGGGCATCACGGTGACCCCAATTGGCCATGATTGGCCaatgatttgaaattgaaaacttttgaagAAGGAAATCAAATTGAAGGGCCTGCAAAGGCGaaataaagttgaaaaggttAAGTCTCATGTGACTAACAGTCATGGCAAAGTTTGAAAAGCCAAGGGCTCTCTAATGCTCTCAGATTGAAAACTTTGCAAGAAAGAAGTCAAAAGTGAAATTtccacaaaggcaaaataaagttaaaaaggttaagtcccacatgACCAACCGTCATAGCAAAGTTTGAAAAGTCAATGGTTCTCCGGCAATAGAAATGCAATTGGTATTCAGGAAATAACCAGTTGGTGTTAAAATCATCATCAATAGAATATGGGCCGAGATCAAGAGACTGAaacactcaaggccacaaaaccaatcACTATTttgaactaacaattgttctttgttgaaAAATAGGAAACAGGTGCAAGTAAAAAGAGAAATCATCTAGAGATTAAAATAGCTCCGTAACACAAAAACTCTCAAAAAAGGAAGTTTTCTAAAAATTATTTCCCGCATTTTTCTAAATCTTTAAATACATTCAAAATAACGCTATGGTATGGCACACTAATCCCTAGCTGcattttccaatatagggtaCACAACTCCCTAGTTGATAATTAATTTTTAGGACGTAAGGTACATCACTCCATAGTCTTCTTACTAGTATAGGGTACATCAATCCCCAGTTGTGTTTTCCAATGTAGGTTACACCAATCACTAGTTGATGATCTTAAATGCTGAGTACACTACTCCCTGATCTTATTGCTAAAATAGGGTacaccactccctagtctccttaCCAGTATAGGTTACATCAATCCCTAACTGTGTTTTTAAATGTAGggtacaccactccctagttgatgatctTAAATCCAGGGTACACCATTCCCTGATCTCATTGCTAAAATTGGGTACACCACTTCCTATTCTCCTTACCAGTATAGGATACACCAATCCCTAGTTGTGTCTTCCAACATAGGGTacaccaatccctagttgatgatCTTAAATCAAGGGTACACCATTCCCTGATCTCATTGCTAAAATAGGGTACACCACTCCCTATTCTCCTTAATAGTTAGGGTACACCAATCCCTAGTTGTGTCTTCCAATATAGGGTACACCATTCTCTAGTTGATGATCTTAAATGCAGGGTACACCACTCCTTAATCTCATTGCTAAAATAGGGTACACCCTCCCTAGTCTCCTTACCAGTATAGGATTCACCAATCCCTAGCTGTGTCTTTCAACATAGGGTACACCACTCCCTAATTGATGATCTTAAATGTAGGGTACACCGCTCCCTGATCTCATAGCTAAAATAGggtacaccactccctagttTACTTACTAGTAAAGGGTTCACCAATCCCTAGCTGTGTCTTCTAACATAGGGTACACCACCCCCTAGTTGATGATCTTAAATGCAGGGTACCACTCTCTGATCTCATTCCTAAAATAGGATacaccactccctagtctccttaCCAGCATAGGGTACACCAATCCCTAATCGATTAATCTTAAATGCAGGGTACACCACTCTCTGATTTCATTGCTAATATAGGGTACCCCACTTCTTAGTCTCTTTACCATTATAGGGTACATCAATCCCTAGCCGTGTTTTCAACGTAAGGTAcaacactccctagttgattggTCTTAAATGCAGGGTACACCACTCCCTGATATCATTGCTAATATAGGGTACACCATTTCCTAGTCTTTTTACCAATGTAGGGTACAATAATCCCTAACTgtgttttccaacataggatatacctctccctagttgatgattgaTTTTTAGGACGTAAGGTACACCATTCCCTAGTTTCTTTACCAATGTAAGGTAAGTCAATCCCTATCTGTGTTTTCCAACGTAGGGTACACCACTCTCTAGTTGATCGATTAAATGTAGGGTACGCCATTCCCTGGTTCCATTGCCAATATAGGGTAAACCATTCCTAgccgcattttgccaacattaggtacACCAATTCGTGGTTGAGGAGTCATTTTGATTAAAAGGGTAACCATACCCAAAGAACCATGATTTTCTCAAGGAACACCATTCTCGacattttatttctttaataaatgagtagtttagaatttttgttataataactcacaaaattttcctagtgaaaacttaGGTAGAAAATTGTGTTTTTTTGGTGTCTAGACAGGTTTTACCTTATGGCACAGGGTTGGatatgaccaaaagaagaagtctctatccagaatgaaagaaaagaaaagaaaagaagtcgATTCAAGATGAAAAGAAGATGAAAGAAGAACATGATTTTATCAAGACATGACTAAAGTCACGAGCATTACATCCTCCATTTTGATCAAATAAGAAGCCATAGAAGAATAAATTAACACATGCAACTAACAAGCATCAAGGTTCGAATCAGAGTTTGCATGAAGAACCAGTCAAAGCTCAatatcaagcttcagaagacttatagatataAATCTTGTAACTCTTAGCTGATAGGCATGCTTAGTTACCTTCAATtttgattttggtgtaataaggagttcaacaagcggcaacaacaacaaaaacagtAAAATCATAGCTTTTTGGTAGTCCCAGTTATCAAAATCCCCAGAACTACATCGATCTAATTTCTTtgtagccaaggatatataggaaACCTTAGAAGCAAGGTTTAGTCAAACTTTTCGAAATTCTTCCCATGGAGTATCAAACGTGCAAAATTGTTCACGATTGCCCCATTTattttgcccgaaaactcttcatgttttcaagcaaagagggacagctgtgacCACGTAATTTTTGCCCGATATGAAAATTGCTCGTAAAACATTTCAAAATAGCCTTTAATTATTTGTATAGAATTTTAGGAACTTTTCTATATTTGATGTGTTTTGTGCATATTTGTGTTTGGTGCATCTTTAGTAGCATTTTTAAATCATAAATATGtcaaaatattttatatttttactctttaaaattttagattttaATTAACAATGTTAATTGCATTTCTGTAAAATACAAATATCTAGAAAAAGGGGCATTAGACACTTTGCatattagtttttcttttaagcGCCTTTCTTTGCCTTTTcaaactaattaaataattagttaattactaGATTAAAATAGGTAATTAGTATAATTTTACAAATTAGTTTTAATTAGATCTAAGTTGCATTATTAGTTTTTAATCGCATTAAAGTTGCatctttaaaaaatgaaaatcacaaaataattgCACTAGTCATTTTCCTTGCTTTT
This sequence is a window from Nicotiana sylvestris chromosome 3, ASM39365v2, whole genome shotgun sequence. Protein-coding genes within it:
- the LOC104218998 gene encoding uncharacterized protein codes for the protein MSIGKHAVEQALCDPGASINLMPLSVFKKFGLGDPHPTMVILQLADRSLAHPEGVIEDVLAQVGSFIFPVDFIILDYEPDQEVLFILRRPFLATDRAIIDVYEEKMTMRVDDRLEVFSMYKTLRLPTHYEGLSMISVVKSDVMSLVPYMSPVDPLERALIGDEKDNEDELKEEIEQALNMSCSYVHGFGRFEKLDMPITLTPPNPSIKEALNLEIKPRTTHLCYAYLGNSKILPTIISSSLTEVQEEKFLLVIREHKKTIGWTIAK